A portion of the Actomonas aquatica genome contains these proteins:
- a CDS encoding PaaI family thioesterase — MSAPVPLPPPSEENRQCLQHREHPHCFACGTVEGSGGLALAFQVDPTHHGVTAAWSCPAAHCSYADTVHGGVLATLVDSAMVHALFAQGVVARTAELCIRYRHPVATEHPLTVTACLRQHLGRLLVLDAAITQDGRRCVAAEAKFMSAA, encoded by the coding sequence ATGTCCGCGCCAGTCCCTCTGCCACCTCCCTCCGAAGAAAACCGCCAGTGCCTGCAACACCGCGAGCACCCGCATTGCTTCGCCTGCGGCACCGTTGAGGGCTCCGGTGGTTTGGCGTTGGCGTTTCAGGTCGACCCCACCCACCACGGCGTGACCGCCGCGTGGAGCTGCCCGGCCGCCCATTGCAGTTACGCCGACACCGTGCATGGCGGCGTCCTCGCCACCTTGGTCGACAGTGCCATGGTTCACGCCCTCTTCGCCCAAGGCGTAGTGGCTCGCACCGCCGAGCTGTGCATCCGCTACCGCCACCCCGTGGCGACCGAGCACCCGCTCACCGTGACCGCCTGCCTGCGCCAGCACCTCGGCCGCCTGCTGGTGCTCGATGCCGCCATCACCCAGGACGGTCGCCGCTGCGTCGCCGCCGAAGCCAAGTTCATGTCCGCCGCCTAA
- a CDS encoding DUF134 domain-containing protein — protein MPRPPCPRTISHHPPSHFFKPAGIPLRELQEVTLATDELEAIRLADHEGLYRVDAATRMGVSRQTFDRILRRARHRVALALVSGHALRLEGRRSEAK, from the coding sequence ATGCCACGCCCGCCCTGCCCGCGCACCATTTCCCATCATCCCCCCAGTCACTTCTTCAAACCCGCCGGCATTCCGCTGCGCGAGTTGCAGGAAGTGACCCTTGCCACCGACGAATTGGAGGCCATCCGGCTGGCCGATCATGAGGGGCTCTACCGAGTCGACGCCGCCACCCGCATGGGAGTGTCCCGTCAGACGTTCGACCGCATCCTGCGCCGGGCCCGTCACCGCGTCGCTCTCGCCTTGGTCAGCGGCCACGCCCTTCGCCTCGAGGGCCGCCGCTCCGAGGCTAAGTAA
- a CDS encoding DUF2202 domain-containing protein: protein MSILAYLNPSRPSLLLSTLAALGSLLAPLSAAALTDYERDQITFMKEEEKLARDVYTTLGETWDLAVFTNIARSEQTHMDRMDTLLTTYALPDPAQPAIGVFTNPVLQHLYDRLVAAGSVSARAALGVGEMIEITDINDLTDLIAGTNLADVQLTADRLRNASYNHLAAFRAALDALPPLATPTTDGQLTNLSVRGPLGSGDESLIVGFIISGDTPLRVLLTTRGPSLDAFGVTATASDPAIELFQGSTTIAANDNGLSALDPALLAAHQIFPLAPTDAALIVDLAPGAYTVVASNQGTGRNGLAEIYALPTADQTARLINLSARGKTEPGDGRLIAGFILGGSEPLPLLVRALGPTLTDFAVSGAAVDLDLELHTANNTSPLAVSDWLNPEVLGTVSSDHWPQTPLEPLTLQNLGPGAITVHALDPLGDGGIALIDVTIY, encoded by the coding sequence ATGAGCATACTTGCATATTTAAACCCCTCTCGTCCTTCCCTTCTCCTGTCCACCCTCGCCGCGCTCGGTTCGCTGCTCGCGCCGCTCTCCGCCGCCGCCCTCACCGACTACGAGCGCGACCAGATCACCTTCATGAAGGAGGAGGAAAAACTGGCCCGTGATGTTTACACCACCCTCGGCGAAACCTGGGACCTCGCCGTCTTCACCAACATCGCCCGCTCCGAGCAGACCCACATGGATCGCATGGATACCCTGCTCACCACCTACGCCCTGCCCGACCCCGCCCAACCCGCCATCGGCGTCTTCACCAACCCCGTCCTCCAACACCTCTACGACCGCCTGGTCGCCGCCGGCTCCGTCTCCGCCCGCGCCGCCCTTGGCGTCGGTGAAATGATTGAGATCACCGACATCAACGACCTCACCGATCTCATCGCCGGCACGAACCTCGCCGACGTGCAACTCACTGCCGACCGCCTGCGCAACGCGTCCTACAACCACCTCGCCGCCTTCCGCGCCGCACTCGACGCCCTGCCGCCCCTCGCCACCCCCACCACTGACGGCCAACTCACCAACCTCTCCGTGCGCGGCCCCCTCGGCTCCGGCGACGAATCTCTCATCGTTGGATTCATCATCTCCGGCGACACCCCGCTCCGCGTCCTGCTCACCACCCGCGGCCCTTCGCTCGATGCCTTCGGCGTCACCGCCACCGCCAGCGATCCCGCCATCGAACTCTTCCAAGGCAGCACGACCATCGCCGCCAATGACAACGGTCTCTCTGCCCTCGATCCGGCCCTCCTCGCCGCGCACCAAATCTTCCCGCTCGCACCCACCGACGCCGCCCTGATCGTCGACCTCGCCCCCGGCGCCTACACCGTCGTCGCCTCCAACCAAGGCACCGGCCGCAACGGCCTCGCCGAGATCTACGCTCTGCCCACCGCCGACCAAACCGCCCGCCTCATCAACCTCTCCGCCCGCGGCAAAACCGAACCCGGCGACGGCCGCCTCATCGCCGGCTTCATCCTCGGGGGCTCCGAGCCTCTGCCGTTGCTGGTGCGCGCCCTCGGCCCCACCCTCACCGACTTCGCCGTCAGCGGCGCCGCCGTCGATCTCGATCTCGAACTGCACACCGCCAACAACACAAGCCCGCTCGCCGTCAGCGATTGGCTGAATCCCGAGGTCCTCGGCACCGTCTCCAGCGACCACTGGCCGCAGACCCCGCTCGAGCCTCTCACCCTCCAAAACCTCGGCCCCGGCGCCATCACCGTGCACGCCCTCGATCCGCTCGGCGACGGCGGCATCGCCCTGATCGACGTCACCATTTATTGA
- a CDS encoding phosphate/phosphite/phosphonate ABC transporter substrate-binding protein, whose amino-acid sequence MLSCLALSTRADELAPAPPPTPFRVGFSASLFEVINAQDARAAVKSWSYAITAENDLSIQPDAEIIADLTTLTTALQSGTLEAAGLTTDDFFALREAVELSHLFVTQTAGQTHEEYVILVRRDQGITSLAELQDHDLLVHQSPRLCLALPWLDRTLHDQDLPSAPSFFDHLIPHPKLTQVVLPVFFGRATACLLTRRDFETMAELNPQLGRQLVAVASSPPYIPAVMALRADFNSPELPGILAALRTLHQSPSGQQVLLIFQGEALVPCLPADLEPSLELLRAATELR is encoded by the coding sequence ATGCTCTCCTGCCTCGCCCTCAGCACGCGCGCCGACGAGTTGGCCCCAGCACCACCACCGACTCCTTTTCGCGTCGGCTTCTCCGCCTCCCTATTTGAGGTCATCAACGCCCAGGACGCCCGCGCCGCCGTCAAAAGCTGGTCCTATGCGATCACGGCCGAAAACGATCTCTCCATCCAACCCGACGCCGAGATCATCGCAGACCTCACCACACTGACGACCGCCCTGCAGTCCGGCACCCTCGAGGCAGCCGGACTCACCACCGACGATTTTTTTGCCCTCCGTGAAGCGGTTGAGCTCTCCCATCTGTTCGTCACTCAGACCGCCGGTCAGACGCACGAGGAGTATGTCATCCTGGTCCGCCGCGACCAGGGCATCACCTCCCTCGCCGAGCTGCAGGACCACGACCTGCTGGTGCACCAAAGTCCCCGGCTCTGCCTCGCCCTCCCGTGGCTCGATCGCACCCTCCACGACCAGGACCTGCCCTCCGCCCCGAGCTTTTTTGACCACCTCATTCCCCACCCGAAACTCACCCAGGTCGTCCTGCCCGTCTTCTTCGGCCGCGCCACTGCCTGCCTGCTGACCCGCCGCGATTTTGAGACCATGGCCGAGCTCAATCCCCAGCTCGGTCGACAACTGGTGGCCGTGGCCAGCTCCCCGCCCTACATCCCGGCGGTGATGGCCCTGCGCGCCGATTTCAACTCCCCCGAGTTACCCGGCATTCTCGCCGCTCTCCGCACGCTGCATCAGTCGCCCAGCGGCCAACAGGTCCTGCTCATCTTCCAAGGCGAAGCACTCGTCCCCTGCCTCCCGGCCGACCTGGAGCCGTCGCTCGAATTGCTGCGAGCCGCCACCGAACTCCGGTGA
- a CDS encoding OmpP1/FadL family transporter, translated as MNSPIRCSSVCSTLVALTFASALYATNGMNMEGYGPVATSMGGASFAYDNGTAGVINNPATLALMEEAARLDLALGVLGPDITATNPAGVSADSSATSFFMPAFGYTRRSGDWVYGAAVFGQGGMGCEYDPASWRGLGFDLINRTEVSLGRAILPVAYRVNDRLTIGATADFVWAGMDLQMAMSGPQFFDLVDPTQQNFGRASGSLVSGFQQMMMQLPMGTNVDYAYFDFSNSSDFTGEAQGYGFAGKIGLTYEVNETFTFGLTYHAKTDLGDLDAPGNNLAFQLNIPGMGAMAQSLTGTIKVDDFEWPAMLGAGFAYRPSSDWLFVADLRHVLWADVMDQFAMSFTADNVATNGNFAGAVLDSVLYQDWDDQTIIQLGAAYRVTPQLTVRGGFNYGNDPVPDTFLNCLFPAIIKTHITGGLGYQFDDRQSLDFSLTYAPEVKTTSGYGITVSHSQLNAQIMYGYRF; from the coding sequence ATGAACTCCCCGATTCGCTGCTCGTCCGTCTGCTCGACGTTGGTCGCGCTGACGTTTGCCTCCGCTCTTTACGCTACCAACGGCATGAACATGGAGGGCTACGGGCCCGTCGCCACCAGTATGGGTGGCGCCTCCTTCGCCTACGACAATGGCACCGCCGGGGTGATCAACAACCCTGCCACCCTCGCCCTCATGGAAGAGGCCGCCCGCCTCGACCTCGCCCTCGGCGTGCTTGGCCCCGACATCACCGCCACCAACCCCGCCGGCGTCTCCGCCGACTCCAGCGCCACATCCTTCTTCATGCCCGCCTTCGGTTACACCCGCCGCTCCGGTGACTGGGTTTACGGCGCCGCCGTCTTCGGCCAAGGCGGTATGGGCTGCGAATACGATCCCGCCTCCTGGCGCGGACTCGGCTTCGACCTCATCAACCGCACCGAGGTCTCCCTCGGCCGCGCCATCCTCCCGGTCGCCTATCGCGTCAACGATCGCCTCACCATCGGCGCCACCGCCGACTTCGTCTGGGCCGGCATGGACCTGCAGATGGCGATGAGCGGCCCGCAGTTCTTCGACCTCGTTGACCCCACCCAACAAAACTTCGGCCGCGCCTCCGGCTCCCTCGTCTCCGGCTTCCAGCAGATGATGATGCAGCTGCCCATGGGCACCAACGTCGACTACGCCTACTTCGATTTCTCCAACTCCTCCGACTTCACCGGTGAGGCGCAGGGTTACGGTTTCGCCGGCAAGATCGGCCTCACCTACGAGGTCAACGAGACCTTCACCTTCGGCCTCACCTACCACGCCAAGACCGACCTCGGCGACCTCGACGCCCCCGGCAACAACCTCGCCTTCCAGCTCAACATTCCCGGCATGGGCGCCATGGCCCAGTCCCTCACCGGCACCATCAAAGTCGATGACTTCGAATGGCCCGCCATGCTCGGCGCCGGCTTCGCCTACCGCCCCTCCTCCGATTGGCTCTTCGTCGCCGACCTCCGCCACGTGCTTTGGGCCGATGTCATGGACCAATTCGCCATGAGCTTCACCGCCGACAACGTCGCCACCAACGGCAACTTCGCCGGCGCCGTGCTCGACTCCGTGCTCTATCAGGATTGGGACGACCAAACCATCATCCAGCTCGGCGCCGCCTACCGCGTGACCCCGCAGCTCACCGTCCGCGGCGGCTTCAACTACGGCAACGACCCCGTGCCGGACACCTTCCTCAACTGCCTCTTCCCGGCCATCATCAAAACCCACATCACGGGCGGCCTGGGTTACCAGTTTGACGACCGCCAGAGTCTCGACTTCTCGCTCACCTACGCCCCGGAAGTGAAGACCACCAGCGGCTACGGGATCACCGTCAGCCACAGCCAGCTGAACGCCCAGATCATGTATGGCTACCGCTTCTAG
- a CDS encoding PhnD/SsuA/transferrin family substrate-binding protein: MYNFAFQRFRLHRCGLARLFAALATLVLAALAPLVAPAAEEDQGPLKIAFTSSMFADVNENDARASLRIWADTITSQRGLNAEPEVVIFSSTDAMAASLLAHETDAVALPAYEFAHLLPRVEFDHMYRLSEYGTAEDTRYILLVNTPPGSPEPTLADFAGRELLILDNANSSLALPWLDRELTTAGLPPATEHFGRLTRKSKLSQAVLPVFFGQVSASLVTAQGFATMSELNPQIGKRLHPIATSQPYPNRIFAFRKGYESPELDGIIETIADLQNTSKGAQILMIFQTEAVLPLAREELDPTLELLGLTTP; encoded by the coding sequence ATGTATAACTTCGCGTTCCAACGCTTTCGACTTCACCGCTGCGGTTTGGCCCGTTTGTTCGCTGCCCTTGCGACACTGGTGCTGGCGGCCCTCGCTCCCCTCGTCGCCCCCGCCGCCGAGGAAGATCAAGGCCCGCTAAAGATCGCCTTCACCTCCAGCATGTTCGCCGACGTCAACGAAAACGACGCCCGCGCCTCCCTCCGCATCTGGGCCGACACCATCACCTCCCAGCGCGGCCTCAACGCCGAACCCGAGGTGGTGATCTTCTCTTCCACCGACGCCATGGCGGCCTCCCTGCTCGCCCATGAGACCGATGCGGTCGCCCTGCCCGCCTACGAATTTGCCCACTTGCTGCCCCGGGTGGAGTTCGACCACATGTATCGACTTTCCGAATACGGCACCGCGGAGGACACCCGCTACATCCTGCTCGTCAACACTCCGCCCGGCTCTCCCGAACCTACTCTCGCCGACTTCGCCGGCCGCGAACTGCTCATACTCGACAACGCCAACTCCAGCCTCGCCCTGCCCTGGCTCGATCGCGAACTCACCACCGCGGGCCTGCCTCCCGCCACCGAGCACTTCGGCCGCCTCACCCGCAAAAGCAAACTGTCCCAGGCCGTCCTCCCCGTCTTCTTTGGGCAGGTGTCCGCCAGTCTCGTGACCGCCCAAGGTTTCGCCACCATGAGCGAGCTGAACCCCCAGATCGGCAAACGGCTCCACCCCATCGCCACCTCGCAGCCCTACCCCAATCGCATCTTCGCTTTCCGCAAAGGCTACGAGTCACCCGAACTCGACGGCATCATCGAAACAATTGCCGATCTGCAAAACACCTCCAAGGGCGCCCAGATTCTGATGATTTTCCAGACCGAGGCCGTGCTCCCCCTCGCCCGCGAAGAACTCGATCCCACCCTCGAGCTGCTCGGCCTGACCACGCCCTAG
- a CDS encoding sugar phosphate isomerase/epimerase family protein, giving the protein MPSRRTFVKSALGLGAAALAPRALTAADPVSPEVAPWFDISLAQWSLQRDFWSGARDKLRFAAIAKNDFGISAVEYVNQFYLEGFSPKITAELKRVADGEGVHSVLIMCDRCGRLGDPDPAAQQASIDAHLPWLEAARTLGCHAIRVNAFSDASESYGTQLDRTADGLRRLCEIGDTYDLSVIVEPHGGLSSNGAWLAALMDLVAHPRVGTLPDFGNYGDHRAGWTYDRYLGTTQSMPYAKGVSGKTFHFDASGEEDTMDFRRLIEIVHASGFSGYIDVEYEGDEIDAATGIRLTRDLLVKLGGRL; this is encoded by the coding sequence ATGCCTTCCCGTCGCACCTTCGTCAAAAGCGCCCTCGGTCTCGGCGCCGCCGCCCTTGCACCCCGCGCCCTCACCGCCGCCGACCCCGTCTCACCCGAGGTCGCACCGTGGTTCGATATCTCCCTCGCCCAGTGGTCCCTGCAGCGCGATTTCTGGAGCGGCGCCCGCGACAAACTGCGCTTCGCCGCCATCGCCAAAAACGACTTCGGCATCTCCGCCGTCGAATACGTCAACCAGTTCTACCTCGAGGGCTTCTCCCCCAAAATCACCGCCGAACTCAAACGCGTCGCCGACGGCGAGGGCGTGCACAGCGTGCTCATCATGTGCGATCGCTGCGGCCGCCTCGGTGACCCTGATCCCGCCGCCCAACAGGCCTCCATCGACGCCCACCTCCCGTGGCTCGAGGCCGCCCGCACCCTCGGCTGCCACGCCATCCGCGTGAACGCCTTTTCCGACGCCAGCGAGAGCTACGGCACCCAACTCGATCGCACCGCCGACGGCCTGCGCCGCCTCTGCGAGATCGGCGACACCTACGACCTCTCCGTCATCGTCGAACCCCACGGTGGCCTCTCCTCCAACGGCGCGTGGCTCGCCGCCCTCATGGACCTCGTCGCCCACCCGCGCGTCGGCACCCTGCCCGACTTCGGCAACTACGGCGACCACCGCGCGGGCTGGACCTACGACCGCTACCTCGGCACGACCCAGTCCATGCCCTACGCCAAGGGCGTCAGCGGCAAGACCTTCCACTTCGACGCGTCGGGCGAGGAGGACACCATGGACTTCCGTCGCCTCATCGAGATCGTGCACGCGTCTGGTTTTTCTGGATACATCGACGTCGAATACGAGGGCGATGAGATCGACGCCGCCACCGGCATCCGCCTCACCCGCGACCTCCTGGTGAAGCTCGGCGGCCGCCTCTGA
- a CDS encoding low molecular weight phosphatase family protein, with translation MTSPSPAAPHVLFICTGNYYRSRFSEALFNHLAEQHNSPWRAFSRGVDIDLAPPGLSPFTTAWLDQHGIDRRHTTPDRNRLTTADLAYAQISVALKEAEHRAYLRRDFPDWVDRITYWHFHDLDVSTADDMLPALETHVTEFFHSVHNGDPAAAADA, from the coding sequence ATGACGTCGCCTTCGCCCGCCGCTCCGCACGTGCTCTTCATCTGCACCGGTAACTACTACCGCAGCCGCTTCTCCGAAGCGCTCTTCAACCATCTCGCGGAGCAGCATAACTCTCCCTGGCGCGCCTTTTCCCGCGGCGTCGATATCGACCTTGCACCGCCCGGTCTGTCGCCCTTCACCACCGCCTGGCTCGACCAGCACGGCATCGACCGCCGCCACACCACCCCCGACCGCAACCGGCTCACCACCGCCGACCTCGCCTACGCCCAGATCAGCGTCGCCCTCAAGGAAGCCGAACACCGCGCCTACCTGCGCCGCGACTTCCCCGACTGGGTCGACCGCATCACCTACTGGCACTTCCACGACCTCGATGTCTCCACTGCCGACGACATGCTGCCGGCGCTGGAAACACACGTGACCGAATTTTTCCACTCCGTGCACAACGGCGACCCGGCTGCCGCGGCCGATGCCTGA
- a CDS encoding metallophosphoesterase family protein, with product MKIGVIADIHGNAPALEAVLEELPRHEVDLVVQLGDAFNGPIDPVGVARLLRAVPIAHVRGNGERMILAEDAAERSASATFARERLSADDLEWIESWPRVHREAGLLACHGSPRSDVEYLLEHLQAGGGVTRRRPAEVAEILGADRAGLVLCGHTHVPGMVRVDARCTVVNPGSVGLPAYADTVPVSHKMEVGSPEARYAVVELGGEDGLRVTQFTVPYAVERAAHRAEQFGFDDWAWTLRTGFAR from the coding sequence ATGAAGATCGGCGTGATTGCAGACATTCACGGCAATGCTCCGGCGCTGGAGGCAGTGTTGGAGGAGTTGCCCCGGCATGAGGTGGACCTGGTGGTGCAGCTGGGTGATGCGTTTAACGGGCCGATCGACCCGGTGGGCGTGGCGCGGTTGTTGCGGGCGGTGCCGATCGCGCACGTGCGCGGCAATGGTGAACGCATGATTTTGGCGGAGGATGCGGCGGAGCGTTCGGCGAGTGCGACGTTTGCGCGGGAGCGGCTGAGTGCGGATGACTTGGAGTGGATCGAGAGTTGGCCGCGGGTGCACCGAGAGGCAGGCTTGCTGGCCTGTCATGGCTCACCGCGCAGTGATGTGGAGTATTTGCTGGAGCACCTGCAGGCCGGTGGCGGCGTGACGCGGCGACGGCCGGCGGAGGTGGCCGAGATCCTCGGGGCAGACCGGGCGGGGCTGGTGCTGTGTGGGCACACGCATGTGCCGGGGATGGTGAGGGTGGACGCGCGTTGCACGGTGGTGAATCCGGGCAGCGTGGGGTTGCCGGCGTATGCGGATACGGTGCCCGTGTCGCACAAGATGGAGGTCGGCAGTCCCGAGGCGCGCTACGCCGTGGTCGAACTGGGTGGCGAGGACGGGTTGCGGGTCACGCAGTTCACGGTGCCCTACGCCGTGGAGCGGGCGGCGCACCGGGCGGAGCAGTTTGGCTTCGACGACTGGGCGTGGACCCTGCGCACGGGTTTTGCGCGCTGA
- a CDS encoding OmpW/AlkL family protein, which translates to MNFSRLALGALALGLATASSVFAAGPWSVRLRATYLETVDQSPAFSALGINFADDAVIVSDKFIPEIDIDYAFNDVLSAELVLTIPQKHRVDLAGVGRLGSFKHLPPTLLLQYHPKVSDTFQPYLGVGVNFTLIFDDNLVVAGVPLALEDYSVGLAAQAGFDVRVNDRWSFNVDVKRAAIRSDVLAGAAKLTTAKLDPWLYAVGMKYDF; encoded by the coding sequence ATGAACTTCTCTCGTCTTGCCCTGGGCGCGTTGGCCTTGGGACTCGCTACTGCCTCATCTGTTTTTGCCGCTGGCCCCTGGTCGGTGCGCCTCCGTGCGACCTATTTGGAGACGGTCGACCAGTCGCCTGCGTTCTCCGCTCTGGGCATCAACTTCGCTGATGATGCGGTCATCGTGAGCGACAAGTTCATTCCGGAAATTGATATCGATTACGCGTTTAACGACGTTCTGTCGGCCGAGCTCGTGCTCACCATCCCGCAGAAGCATCGCGTGGATCTGGCCGGCGTGGGTCGTCTGGGTTCTTTCAAGCATCTGCCCCCGACGCTGCTGCTGCAGTATCACCCGAAGGTCTCGGATACCTTCCAGCCCTACCTCGGCGTGGGCGTGAATTTCACCCTCATCTTCGATGACAATCTGGTGGTGGCCGGTGTGCCGCTGGCGCTGGAAGACTACAGCGTGGGCCTCGCGGCACAGGCGGGCTTCGATGTGCGGGTCAACGATCGCTGGTCCTTTAATGTCGACGTGAAGCGGGCGGCCATTCGGTCGGACGTGTTGGCGGGGGCGGCCAAGCTCACTACGGCCAAGCTCGACCCGTGGCTGTATGCGGTGGGCATGAAATACGATTTCTGA
- a CDS encoding NifB/NifX family molybdenum-iron cluster-binding protein, with protein MKLALPLTADDRLPEHFGDAAKFEVFDLDLEQRRVRRRLIVVPAASRPCQWPRLLRRSGVEQLLVQHIGQSALTELHRHQVDVLTGVFAAPPEELVSSWLAGELRHSPAPAVCQHCAHT; from the coding sequence ATGAAACTCGCCCTGCCCCTCACCGCCGACGACCGCCTGCCCGAGCATTTTGGCGACGCGGCCAAATTTGAAGTCTTCGACCTCGACCTGGAGCAACGCCGGGTGCGACGACGCCTCATCGTGGTGCCTGCCGCCTCGCGCCCGTGCCAATGGCCCCGCCTGCTGCGGCGCAGCGGCGTGGAGCAGTTGCTTGTGCAGCACATTGGCCAAAGCGCGTTGACCGAGCTTCACCGTCACCAAGTCGATGTGCTCACCGGGGTGTTCGCGGCACCGCCCGAGGAGCTGGTTTCATCGTGGCTGGCCGGTGAACTCCGTCATAGCCCCGCTCCGGCAGTCTGCCAGCATTGCGCCCACACCTGA
- a CDS encoding PhnD/SsuA/transferrin family substrate-binding protein yields the protein MSTTTMSNDRRTPVADLLVRGRRWLRCVCRPAVWSTLAALLILSPRAGASSDEGVASETVRVAFTSSMFADVNENDARAALRVWARAITVERDLDAEPDALVFPDLESISAALLAGEVEAIALPLTEFVTLLDKVEFDPLFRMYDHGGEDTRYVLLAPATGAAPAQTLASLAGGDLIALDTAQSCLALPWLNHLLAQEGLPSADAHFGQVTPEGKLSRAVLPVFFKKTAACLVTLQGFETMQELNPQIGRQLQPIAVSPPLIPRVVAFRANYDAPQLPAVIEAITELQLSPKGEQILLMFQSESVSPLSMEDLAESLKLLASP from the coding sequence ATGTCAACCACCACCATGTCCAACGACCGTCGCACTCCGGTCGCCGACCTGCTCGTCCGCGGTCGGCGATGGCTTCGGTGCGTCTGCCGTCCGGCGGTGTGGTCGACCCTTGCAGCCCTCCTGATCCTTTCACCCCGCGCTGGTGCGTCTTCAGACGAAGGGGTGGCATCGGAAACGGTCCGCGTCGCCTTCACGTCCTCGATGTTTGCCGACGTGAACGAAAACGACGCCCGTGCCGCCCTGCGCGTATGGGCCCGGGCCATCACGGTCGAACGCGATCTCGATGCCGAGCCCGACGCCCTCGTCTTCCCCGATCTCGAATCCATCTCGGCCGCCCTGCTCGCCGGCGAAGTCGAGGCCATCGCCCTGCCCCTCACCGAGTTTGTCACGCTCCTCGATAAGGTGGAGTTCGATCCCCTCTTTCGCATGTATGACCACGGTGGTGAGGACACCCGCTACGTGTTGCTCGCCCCCGCCACCGGTGCCGCGCCCGCCCAGACCCTCGCCTCCCTGGCCGGGGGCGACCTGATCGCGCTGGACACCGCCCAATCCTGCCTCGCGCTCCCTTGGCTCAACCACTTGCTCGCCCAGGAAGGCCTGCCCTCCGCCGATGCGCATTTCGGCCAGGTGACGCCGGAAGGAAAACTCTCCCGCGCCGTGCTGCCCGTTTTCTTCAAAAAGACCGCGGCCTGCCTGGTCACGCTGCAGGGCTTCGAGACCATGCAGGAGCTCAATCCCCAGATCGGCCGCCAACTCCAGCCCATCGCCGTTTCCCCGCCGCTGATTCCGCGCGTGGTCGCCTTTCGCGCCAACTACGACGCCCCCCAACTCCCCGCGGTGATCGAGGCCATCACCGAGCTCCAACTCTCCCCCAAGGGCGAACAGATCCTGCTCATGTTCCAGTCGGAATCCGTGTCGCCCCTGAGCATGGAAGACTTGGCCGAGTCCCTGAAGCTGCTCGCCTCCCCCTGA
- a CDS encoding permease, giving the protein MWTWAEWIADRAVALAGWDAANGAGAALHFFVYDLLKIVVLVAVVAFIMALVRGALPLDRIRAALDRPGGRTLGYPAAALFGALTPFCSCSSVPVFLGFIQARFPIGVAFAFLIASPLVNEIAVALLGATFGWRFAFTYAAAGIGLGIVGGLVLTFLRADRWLSPDALKTPTDEDDEPAPHGLEPRLRDAAETSAYILRKIAPWLLVSLGLGAAMHGFVPAGFFENLFAGTSTWTVPLASLAGLPLYVSANATVPLLDAFVSKGVPLGTALAFLLSAVGVSFPELVLLRSVMTVRLLATFSVVVLIGTTLLGWLFNALH; this is encoded by the coding sequence ATGTGGACTTGGGCTGAATGGATCGCCGACCGCGCCGTTGCACTCGCCGGCTGGGACGCCGCCAACGGCGCCGGCGCCGCGTTGCACTTCTTTGTCTACGATCTGCTCAAGATCGTGGTGCTGGTCGCCGTCGTGGCCTTCATCATGGCCCTCGTGCGCGGCGCCTTGCCGCTAGATCGTATCCGCGCCGCTCTCGATCGCCCCGGTGGCCGCACCCTCGGTTATCCGGCCGCCGCGCTTTTCGGCGCGCTCACGCCCTTCTGCTCCTGCTCCTCCGTGCCGGTCTTCCTCGGCTTCATCCAAGCCCGCTTTCCCATCGGCGTCGCCTTCGCCTTCCTCATCGCGTCGCCGCTTGTCAACGAGATCGCCGTCGCCCTGCTCGGCGCGACCTTCGGCTGGCGCTTTGCTTTCACCTACGCCGCCGCCGGCATCGGGCTCGGCATCGTGGGCGGGCTCGTGCTCACCTTCCTGCGCGCCGATCGCTGGCTCAGCCCCGACGCGCTGAAGACGCCCACCGACGAAGACGACGAACCCGCCCCGCACGGGCTCGAACCCCGCCTGCGCGACGCCGCCGAAACCAGCGCCTACATCCTCCGCAAGATCGCCCCTTGGTTGCTCGTCTCCCTCGGCCTCGGTGCCGCCATGCACGGCTTCGTGCCCGCCGGCTTTTTCGAAAACCTCTTCGCCGGCACCAGCACCTGGACTGTGCCGCTCGCCTCCCTCGCCGGCCTGCCCCTCTACGTGAGCGCCAATGCCACTGTGCCCCTGCTCGACGCCTTCGTTTCCAAAGGCGTGCCCCTCGGCACCGCGCTCGCCTTCCTGCTCTCCGCCGTGGGCGTGTCCTTCCCCGAACTCGTGCTATTGCGCAGCGTCATGACCGTGCGCCTGCTCGCCACCTTTTCAGTCGTGGTGCTGATCGGCACCACCCTGCTCGGCTGGCTGTTTAACGCCTTGCATTGA